A window of Zingiber officinale cultivar Zhangliang chromosome 5A, Zo_v1.1, whole genome shotgun sequence contains these coding sequences:
- the LOC121979248 gene encoding protein PLASTID MOVEMENT IMPAIRED 2-like, whose product MAARQSQSSQGIRLVEYSDKLQVGEKAEKQHKSQLLPPQEELVMTKHELSRLKLEMSSAKKAKANAEKEAEALSSRAVQLLESVEQLRRQIEASDEEHMLVVLARIEAEREHDEIESQRAAVADKFAQRIATVKSTIKDLNREVRQQQELESELAVTNLTISALQTELGSIRTPKLQEETELSAAKQELALIKEESFHFMNAMDLTRKEMVQINAETNLLKELEQRAESKVVRLNSELLKAKTKFEVLMAGHERMNTSSSSLSAEIQRLRAETEAAEKEREGIRKENNGIRGQMHKIESEIEEKSLASVRTLCTAKASEATALKKLKNVVERAVKTRAFLLQFGLTISISRSEHEYLVRRGRAARVVAEKKVAAAVAWVAAVVERGRAAAAEAELVERKNMELKDAEARKIHKEMNAVTEQEQELHGSEEEDEIKEDSDEPEIPKKLKLNKSRSCTKLRRIPSSPAAWHVRSPLVVIKKKRKKAMPKLITLLKDRRGGCGAKEMN is encoded by the exons ATGGCTGCAAGGCAATCCCAGAGCTCACAAGGTATTCGATTGGTGGAGTATAGTGACAAACTTCAAGTTGGTGAAAAAGCAGAGAAGCAACACAAGAGCcagcttcttcctcctcaagaG GAACTCGTCATGACGAAACATGAATTGAGCAGGCTAAAGCTCGAGATGTCCTCCGCCAAGAAAGCTAAAGCCAATGCTGAGAAGGAAGCCGAAGCCTTGAGTTCAAGAGCCGTGCAGCTTTTGGAGTCCGTAGAGCAGCTAAGGAGGCAGATTGAGGCCTCGGATGAAGAGCACATGCTAGTTGTGCTTGCCAGGATTGAGGCTGAGCGGGAGCATGATGAAATCGAGTCGCAAAGAGCTGCTGTGGCCGATAAGTTTGCCCAGAGAATTGCGACTGTTAAATCGACAATCAAAGATCTTAATCGAGAGGTACGGCAGCAGCAGGAACTCGAATCTGAACTCGCCGTCACTAATTTGACAATCTCTGCTCTGCAAACAGAGTTAGGTTCGATTCGGACGCCCAAATTGCAGGAAGAAACAGAGCTCTCGGCGGCAAAACAAGAGTTGGCGTTGATCAAGGAAGAGAGCTTTCACTTCATGAACGCGATGGATTTGACTCGAAAGGAGATGGTTCAGATCAACGCAGAAACTAATCTGCTCAAGGAACTAGAGCAGAGAGCTGAATCCAAGGTCGTGCGACTCAACTCTGAGCTTCTGAAAGCCAAGACAAAGTTTGAAGTTTTGATGGCGGGTCATGAGAGGATGAACACATCCTCTTCCAGTTTGTCAGCTGAGATACAGAGACTTCGAGCTGAAACAGAGGCCGCGGAGAAAGAACGAGAAGGAATCCGCAAAGAAAACAATGGAATCAGAGGACAAATGCATAAGATCGAGTCAGAAATCGAGGAAAAGTCGCTGGCTTCGGTGCGAACGCTATGCACGGCTAAAGCGTCGGAGGCCACGGCGCTCAAGAAGCTGAAGAATGTGGTCGAGAGAGCCGTCAAGACTAGAGCTTTCTTGCTCCAATTCGGATTGACGATAAGCATTTCGAGGAGCGAGCACGAGTACCTGGTGCGGAGGGGCAGGGCAGCTCGAGTGGTGGCGGAGAAGAAGGTGGCGGCCGCGGTGGCGTGGGTTGCGGCGGTCGTGGAAAGGGGGAGGGCGGCAGCAGCTGAGGCTGAGCTGGTGGAGAGGAAGAACATGGAGCTCAAAGACGCGGAAGCACGAAAGATTCACAAGGAAATGAACGCGGTAACTGAACAAGAACAAGAACTACATGGTTCGGAAGAGGAGGACGAAATCAAAGAAGATAGCGATGAGCCGGAAATCCCTAAAAAATTAAAGCTAAATAAATCAAGATCATGCACCAAATTGAGGAGGATTCCGTCGTCACCTGCAGCTTGGCATGTTCGTTCTCCGCTGGTTGtgatcaagaagaagaggaagaaggcgaTGCCTAAGCTGATTACGTTGCTTAAAGACAGGCGAGGCGGCTGTGGCGCGAAGGAGATGAATTGA